From a region of the Roseivirga sp. 4D4 genome:
- a CDS encoding nuclear transport factor 2 family protein → MKKVSGILLIAIITLSGNIYSQTNQKKMTNREVVEKFLNGFNETEKIHESLALLAEDYHFKNPMVALKSKVEFIALAQEIGKVLTGVEVLRVAETDDWVAAMYIFKSSIPGVESNVATEWFRLEGGIIQESHLIYDASEWRKIYASMEK, encoded by the coding sequence ATGAAGAAAGTAAGCGGTATTCTGCTCATAGCAATTATAACGTTGTCTGGCAACATCTATTCACAGACTAATCAAAAGAAAATGACAAATCGAGAAGTAGTTGAAAAATTTTTAAATGGGTTTAATGAAACTGAAAAGATCCACGAATCTTTAGCCCTACTGGCCGAAGACTATCATTTTAAAAATCCAATGGTAGCACTTAAATCCAAAGTGGAATTCATTGCCTTAGCCCAAGAAATAGGAAAAGTTTTAACAGGAGTAGAGGTACTGCGTGTAGCTGAAACGGATGATTGGGTAGCTGCCATGTATATTTTTAAATCTTCTATACCCGGTGTTGAATCCAATGTTGCGACAGAGTGGTTCCGTCTGGAAGGTGGGATTATACAAGAATCTCACCTGATCTATGATGCCTCAGAATGGAGAAAGATCTACGCCAGTATGGAGAAGTAG
- a CDS encoding mercuric reductase — translation MKHFDHLIIGTGQATGTLLGKLIPTKASIGVIEADKVGGSCVNYGCTPTKTLVASAKAYHQAKRGNFYGFNAENLTLDYSKVRERMNRIRNGGSNGLSSWMNNTPNVDLIIGRATFTGEKEVAVNGKTYTADKIYINVGTRPSAPPIKGLDQVNWLDSAGLLDLEEVPKHLIVIGGGYIGVEFAQVFRRFGAKVSIVQRSGHLMPKEDEDVADAVQDILEEEGIDVYCGANTVKVSQDGNKKEVIIELNDESKSLVGDQLLVAAGRLPNSDTLALENTGIKTNDRGYITVDQYCETDVKGVYALGDVNGHGGFTHTAVNDAEIVLDKLFGGDRTLDTRNVIYGLFTDPPLGRVGMTEKEAVATGRKILKATRPMDRISRAKEMGETKGFAKLLVDAETDLILGASILGVGGDEIINMFATIIHSQIPCRQYRKVVLVHPTVSELMPWILDGIQEVREAGE, via the coding sequence ATGAAGCACTTTGATCACCTTATCATTGGAACTGGCCAAGCCACAGGTACATTACTCGGGAAATTAATACCTACTAAGGCTTCAATCGGTGTTATTGAAGCAGATAAGGTCGGTGGAAGTTGCGTCAACTATGGCTGTACACCTACCAAGACCCTAGTGGCCTCAGCTAAGGCCTATCACCAAGCTAAAAGAGGAAACTTTTATGGCTTCAATGCTGAAAACCTTACCCTGGACTATTCCAAAGTAAGAGAGCGCATGAATCGCATTCGTAATGGGGGTAGCAACGGCCTATCATCATGGATGAATAACACACCCAACGTAGACCTCATCATCGGAAGAGCAACCTTCACCGGTGAAAAAGAAGTAGCGGTAAATGGTAAGACTTACACAGCTGACAAGATCTACATCAATGTAGGCACCAGACCTTCAGCCCCGCCTATTAAAGGACTTGATCAAGTCAATTGGCTGGATAGTGCCGGGCTGCTGGATCTCGAAGAGGTTCCAAAACACCTCATAGTAATCGGTGGCGGATATATCGGAGTTGAATTTGCTCAGGTTTTTAGGCGCTTCGGAGCCAAGGTGAGTATTGTTCAACGGAGTGGGCATCTTATGCCAAAAGAAGATGAAGACGTTGCTGATGCCGTACAAGACATTCTTGAAGAAGAGGGAATTGATGTTTATTGTGGGGCAAACACTGTCAAAGTCAGTCAAGATGGGAATAAGAAAGAAGTAATCATTGAGCTCAATGATGAGTCAAAATCCCTTGTTGGAGATCAGTTATTAGTGGCGGCAGGTAGGCTTCCCAATAGTGATACCTTAGCTCTTGAAAATACAGGAATCAAAACAAACGACCGAGGGTATATAACAGTCGATCAGTATTGCGAAACTGATGTAAAGGGCGTTTATGCCCTAGGTGATGTCAATGGTCATGGTGGGTTTACCCATACTGCAGTGAACGATGCCGAGATTGTATTGGACAAACTGTTCGGTGGTGATCGAACGCTCGATACCAGAAATGTCATCTATGGATTATTCACTGACCCACCACTGGGTAGGGTCGGCATGACAGAAAAGGAAGCCGTTGCCACAGGCAGAAAAATATTGAAAGCCACCAGGCCGATGGATCGGATAAGCCGAGCCAAAGAAATGGGCGAGACTAAAGGCTTTGCAAAATTATTAGTAGATGCGGAAACGGATTTAATTCTGGGCGCCTCTATTCTGGGAGTTGGTGGTGATGAAATCATTAATATGTTTGCCACCATTATACATTCTCAAATACCATGCAGACAGTACCGAAAGGTAGTTTTAGTTCATCCAACCGTTTCAGAGCTTATGCCCTGGATTCTCGATGGAATTCAAGAAGTAAGAGAGGCTGGGGAATAA
- the greB gene encoding transcription elongation factor GreB codes for MRTPMITPEGMEKLKDELDHLWRVERPETTRKVSWAASLGDRSENADYHYNKRRLREIDSRLLYLRRCIDNFKVIEYHPHQEGKVMFGAWVEIENNKGLKKRLRIVGYEELIGMKDYISIDSPIAQALLKKQEGDEVLVKTPAANFTWKIHKIEYEK; via the coding sequence ATGCGAACTCCCATGATCACCCCAGAAGGGATGGAAAAGCTAAAAGATGAACTCGATCATCTCTGGCGTGTAGAGCGCCCTGAAACTACAAGGAAGGTTTCATGGGCTGCGAGTTTGGGCGACCGGTCAGAAAATGCTGATTATCATTATAACAAAAGGCGTCTTAGGGAGATTGACAGCCGCCTCCTCTACCTGAGAAGGTGTATTGACAACTTCAAAGTGATTGAATACCACCCCCACCAGGAAGGAAAAGTAATGTTTGGTGCTTGGGTGGAAATTGAGAACAATAAGGGGCTAAAAAAACGATTGCGCATCGTGGGTTACGAAGAACTCATCGGTATGAAAGACTATATCTCCATCGACTCCCCCATAGCCCAGGCCTTACTCAAAAAACAGGAAGGTGACGAAGTTCTGGTAAAAACACCTGCCGCTAATTTCACCTGGAAAATTCATAAAATAGAATACGAGAAATAA
- a CDS encoding VOC family protein produces the protein MKRPSTNTILVLAISIFGFYLSNKQHSVNEKNQMDMNSYISLFEIPATDISRASNFYEKILDISVEQMEIPGMELGVFPYQEQVVNAVIIKGEGYTPSTNGVTIYLNAGNNLQTVLDKVEPNGGKIILPKTAHADESGFFALFLDSEGNRIGLNSPN, from the coding sequence ATGAAAAGGCCATCGACAAACACCATTCTTGTACTCGCCATATCAATATTTGGCTTCTACCTATCAAACAAGCAACACTCGGTAAACGAAAAAAATCAAATGGATATGAACAGTTATATCTCCCTTTTTGAAATCCCGGCCACAGATATTTCCAGAGCCAGCAACTTTTATGAGAAAATATTAGATATCAGTGTAGAACAAATGGAAATCCCTGGGATGGAACTTGGCGTATTCCCCTATCAAGAACAAGTGGTCAATGCGGTCATCATCAAGGGTGAAGGCTACACCCCCTCAACAAATGGTGTGACCATTTATCTCAATGCCGGCAACAACCTCCAAACCGTCCTTGACAAAGTTGAACCGAATGGTGGTAAAATCATTCTTCCAAAAACCGCTCACGCAGATGAGAGCGGGTTTTTCGCCCTATTTCTTGACTCAGAAGGAAACAGAATTGGTTTGAATTCACCGAACTAA
- a CDS encoding ArsR/SmtB family transcription factor gives MRRDVFQAIADPVRRDIIDLLSKDKLTANRVAEKFDVSRPAISKHLKILQECGLVQVEQKGRERYFQIKPSELVPAFMWIDQYRKLWEDRLDSFEEYVNELNTKRKKQ, from the coding sequence ATGAGAAGAGATGTTTTTCAAGCAATTGCCGATCCTGTTAGAAGGGATATTATCGACCTGTTATCAAAAGATAAACTGACTGCCAATCGTGTAGCAGAAAAGTTTGACGTCAGTCGACCTGCAATTTCCAAACACTTGAAAATCCTTCAGGAATGTGGATTGGTTCAAGTAGAACAGAAAGGCAGAGAAAGGTACTTCCAAATAAAGCCAAGTGAATTAGTACCGGCATTCATGTGGATCGATCAGTATAGAAAACTATGGGAAGACAGACTTGATTCCTTCGAAGAATATGTAAACGAACTCAATACTAAAAGAAAGAAACAATGA
- a CDS encoding S41 family peptidase, with protein MMKKLLTIAFACLSSVLLAQNDVYFASTPALNPDGSEIIFSYDGDLWKVNAEGGTATRLTAMAGQESYPRVSPDGKWIAFSSAQFGNTDLYVMPYEGGEIERLTFHSSADQMEAWSWDSKTIYFRSGRYNSRAAYSIDRKGGTPQRIFDHYFNWPHNLAIHPDGDIYFNESWESSNQVARKRYKGAFNPDIKSYNLKNGSFKKHTSYEGKDMWATIDRSGNVYFVSDQSNGEYNLYGLENDQSVRLTNFNTSIKTPQVNANGGKVVFEKDYQLFVYDVSSKRSRKVSINVFQNSTLAQERDFKTKGNVSVFDISGDEKKMAFVSRGELFVSDISGKFIKQLRTNAKERVIEVKWLKDNKTLLFTQTVNGYTNLYTIDAADGSNEKQLTNDDQSNRNLEMNADKTHAVYLSGTQEVRLLDLANMESETIANQELWGLYNPLPRFSPDGQYIAFTAKNDFEEDIYIYHIATKSLTNYTKTGVTETSPFWGPDGKYLYFVSNRTEPSYPFGLQDGRVYRVPLARQDRPYKSTKLDAIFDEDKKEKDTVIVSIDFSQDLMRSLQRISPNFGSQSNPYVIKSGDKTHIIYSSNHDENQRSLWMTTISPFERNKTEKIAGSGRAGGNIIKVKKNYYINNAGKISKLNPGSKKLTAIETDFTFRRSMRNEFEQIYYETWAGVEENFYNETFHGQDWAKLKTQYAAFLPHLKSRSELRVLLNDLLGELNSSHMGFSSFGSEENTFYRTNSLNLGVLFSDNAPYTIERVVSEGPADYAEMNLQSGDQILAINGETIDPKVNREYYLSKPSIDDEVTLTIKRGKETLEVKVHPSSSGLMRVNLYDEWIADNQSKVDAATDEKVAYVHMKNMGGGSLQQFLIEMTSEAYNRDGLILDLRYNTGGNVHDEVLKFLSRTPYLQWKYREGKLTTQANFGAGAKPMVLLINEQSLSDAEMTAQGFKELGLGTIIGTETYRWIIFTSGAGLVDGSFYRLPSWGCYTLDGKNLEKVGVAPDIFVETDFSDRVNGRDPQLDRAIQEVMKQLGN; from the coding sequence ATGATGAAAAAGCTATTAACCATTGCCTTTGCTTGTTTGAGTTCAGTTTTGCTGGCACAGAATGATGTGTATTTTGCATCTACGCCTGCTTTGAATCCCGATGGTTCAGAGATTATCTTTTCCTATGATGGAGACTTATGGAAGGTGAATGCGGAAGGAGGAACAGCAACCCGGCTAACGGCAATGGCAGGTCAAGAGTCCTACCCAAGAGTGAGTCCCGATGGCAAATGGATTGCCTTTTCTTCTGCCCAATTTGGCAATACGGATCTATATGTAATGCCTTATGAAGGTGGAGAGATTGAGCGACTCACTTTTCATTCATCGGCAGACCAAATGGAGGCTTGGTCATGGGATAGTAAGACGATCTATTTTCGATCTGGCAGATATAATAGCCGTGCTGCCTATAGCATTGACAGAAAAGGTGGAACACCTCAGCGCATTTTCGATCACTACTTTAACTGGCCACATAACTTAGCCATTCATCCTGATGGTGATATCTACTTTAATGAAAGTTGGGAAAGCAGTAATCAGGTGGCTCGGAAACGTTATAAAGGCGCATTTAATCCAGATATTAAATCTTATAACCTTAAGAATGGAAGCTTCAAAAAGCACACTTCTTATGAGGGGAAAGATATGTGGGCTACCATTGATAGGAGTGGTAATGTCTACTTTGTCTCAGATCAGTCCAACGGAGAGTATAACCTATATGGCCTTGAAAATGATCAATCAGTACGGTTGACGAATTTCAATACCTCCATCAAGACTCCGCAAGTGAATGCCAATGGCGGTAAAGTGGTTTTTGAAAAAGACTATCAGCTTTTCGTATATGATGTCAGTAGTAAGCGTAGCCGAAAGGTGTCAATCAACGTCTTTCAGAATAGCACTTTAGCCCAAGAAAGAGACTTTAAGACCAAAGGGAATGTTTCTGTTTTCGATATTTCAGGTGATGAGAAGAAGATGGCTTTTGTATCTCGTGGTGAGCTTTTCGTTTCAGACATCAGTGGTAAATTCATCAAGCAATTAAGGACCAATGCCAAGGAAAGAGTTATCGAAGTCAAATGGTTGAAAGACAATAAGACATTGCTCTTCACACAAACGGTCAATGGCTACACTAACCTCTACACCATTGACGCTGCAGACGGTTCTAATGAGAAACAACTCACTAATGACGATCAGTCAAATCGGAATTTGGAAATGAATGCTGACAAGACCCATGCGGTCTATCTCAGTGGTACTCAAGAAGTGAGATTGCTCGATTTAGCCAATATGGAGAGTGAAACTATTGCTAATCAAGAATTATGGGGTCTTTATAACCCGCTACCAAGATTCTCTCCTGATGGTCAGTATATCGCATTTACAGCTAAGAACGACTTCGAAGAGGATATCTATATCTACCATATTGCCACTAAATCATTGACCAATTATACCAAGACAGGTGTTACCGAGACGAGTCCTTTCTGGGGGCCAGATGGCAAGTACTTATACTTTGTTTCGAATCGCACGGAACCAAGCTATCCCTTCGGCTTACAGGATGGTCGTGTATATCGTGTCCCATTGGCCAGACAGGATCGTCCTTATAAGTCTACCAAGCTTGACGCCATTTTTGATGAGGATAAAAAGGAGAAAGACACGGTTATTGTATCCATTGATTTTAGTCAGGATTTAATGCGCTCACTACAAAGGATCAGTCCAAATTTCGGATCCCAATCGAATCCTTACGTGATCAAATCGGGTGATAAAACACACATCATCTATTCGTCTAATCACGATGAAAACCAACGCTCCTTATGGATGACCACGATTAGTCCCTTCGAAAGAAATAAGACAGAGAAAATAGCCGGTAGTGGTCGAGCGGGTGGCAACATCATTAAAGTAAAGAAGAACTATTACATTAATAATGCTGGGAAGATCAGCAAACTAAACCCTGGTTCTAAAAAGCTCACGGCTATTGAGACCGACTTCACTTTCCGTAGATCGATGCGCAATGAGTTTGAACAGATCTATTACGAAACCTGGGCGGGGGTAGAAGAAAACTTCTATAATGAAACCTTCCATGGACAGGATTGGGCCAAACTGAAAACTCAGTATGCGGCATTTCTTCCGCACCTAAAGTCTCGTTCTGAATTACGTGTTTTACTCAATGACCTTTTAGGAGAACTCAACTCTTCTCATATGGGCTTTAGCTCCTTCGGTTCTGAAGAGAACACTTTCTACAGGACGAATAGTCTCAACTTAGGAGTACTATTCTCTGATAATGCGCCTTATACAATTGAAAGAGTTGTGAGTGAGGGGCCAGCGGATTATGCGGAGATGAATTTGCAGTCAGGTGATCAAATATTGGCTATTAATGGAGAGACTATTGATCCAAAAGTGAATAGAGAGTATTATCTGTCAAAGCCATCAATTGACGATGAGGTAACGCTAACGATCAAGCGCGGTAAGGAAACCCTTGAGGTAAAAGTTCATCCTTCCAGTAGTGGCCTAATGCGTGTGAACTTATATGATGAATGGATCGCTGACAATCAAAGCAAAGTTGATGCGGCTACTGACGAGAAAGTGGCTTATGTGCACATGAAGAATATGGGTGGAGGTTCGTTGCAACAATTCTTGATTGAGATGACTTCGGAAGCCTATAACCGCGATGGTTTGATTTTGGACCTACGCTACAACACCGGTGGAAATGTGCATGATGAAGTGTTGAAGTTCCTTTCTCGGACACCTTACCTTCAATGGAAGTACAGAGAAGGTAAGTTGACCACTCAAGCAAATTTTGGAGCTGGAGCCAAGCCAATGGTGCTGCTCATCAATGAACAAAGCCTAAGTGATGCGGAAATGACCGCTCAAGGCTTCAAAGAGTTGGGTTTAGGAACTATCATCGGAACTGAAACCTACCGATGGATCATCTTTACAAGTGGTGCCGGATTGGTGGATGGATCGTTCTACAGACTGCCATCATGGGGCTGCTATACACTTGACGGAAAGAACCTAGAGAAAGTTGGTGTTGCCCCTGACATCTTTGTTGAAACCGATTTTAGTGATAGAGTCAATGGGAGAGACCCACAGCTTGACAGAGCCATTCAAGAGGTGATGAAACAGTTGGGCAATTGA
- a CDS encoding Crp/Fnr family transcriptional regulator encodes MDSFKSFLNQIHPVSEATLHQYVSLWNEHEVSKKQTITVPGQTEKYLYYVIEGIQKSYYMHEDKEHVIAFAYAPSFSGIPESFFTQTPSRYYLESLTESHFLRISFEQHSSFLENHREVETLFRKTVEFFLNGVIQRQHEIMALSMEDRFKEFVSRSPHLLQLIPQKDLASYLRIDPTNFSKLINRIHI; translated from the coding sequence ATGGATTCATTCAAATCTTTCCTTAATCAAATACACCCAGTAAGTGAAGCTACACTCCATCAATACGTTTCGCTTTGGAACGAGCACGAGGTTTCTAAGAAACAGACGATTACAGTACCAGGACAAACGGAGAAGTATCTTTATTATGTAATCGAGGGCATTCAAAAGTCTTATTACATGCATGAAGACAAAGAACATGTAATAGCATTCGCCTATGCTCCTTCTTTCAGCGGGATCCCAGAATCATTCTTTACCCAAACGCCCTCTCGATATTACCTAGAGTCACTAACTGAAAGTCACTTTCTTAGAATCTCCTTTGAACAGCATAGTAGTTTCTTGGAGAATCATAGGGAAGTCGAAACACTCTTCAGAAAGACAGTTGAGTTCTTTCTTAATGGCGTCATACAGCGGCAACATGAAATAATGGCCCTAAGCATGGAAGATCGGTTTAAGGAATTTGTGAGCAGAAGCCCTCACCTACTTCAATTGATCCCGCAAAAGGATCTTGCTTCCTATCTGCGCATTGACCCTACCAACTTCAGCAAGCTGATTAATAGGATTCACATCTGA
- a CDS encoding energy transducer TonB — protein sequence MKSFLITLTSLIICSTSFAQEKELTPQQIRSIKRFENAKQQFLDRDYNYVVTYYDSIMAEYAYTRLATYKMASESYEQLAIMQPDSSLTYSNLAKDVYNEAEKWYGKMQLADKWDALKIEINEESQSEGESYQKPNFPGGMSAFYEYVRQALQYPQEAKEIGIEGRVNVVFVVNKDGSIDAVNALNHLGGGCKDEAVRVVANAPNFIPARRDGKPAYTQMQLPVLFSLIEDTPTKETKKEKRRRRRKG from the coding sequence ATGAAATCCTTTCTGATCACTTTGACATCCCTTATCATCTGCAGTACATCTTTTGCGCAGGAAAAGGAACTGACTCCACAGCAGATCAGATCTATAAAACGCTTTGAAAATGCAAAACAACAGTTCCTGGATAGAGACTATAATTATGTCGTCACTTACTACGATTCGATTATGGCCGAATATGCATATACGCGTTTGGCAACATACAAGATGGCCAGTGAGAGTTATGAGCAACTAGCAATCATGCAACCCGATAGCAGCCTGACCTATTCAAACCTTGCCAAAGACGTTTACAATGAGGCTGAAAAATGGTATGGTAAAATGCAGCTTGCCGACAAGTGGGACGCCCTAAAAATTGAAATCAATGAGGAATCACAATCCGAGGGTGAGTCATATCAAAAACCGAATTTTCCCGGAGGGATGTCTGCCTTTTACGAATATGTACGTCAGGCATTACAATACCCTCAAGAAGCTAAAGAGATAGGAATCGAAGGTAGGGTTAACGTAGTGTTTGTAGTCAATAAAGATGGTAGTATTGATGCTGTAAATGCACTCAACCATCTTGGTGGTGGTTGTAAAGACGAAGCTGTAAGAGTAGTCGCGAATGCCCCAAACTTTATACCCGCGAGGCGAGACGGGAAGCCCGCGTATACTCAAATGCAGTTGCCAGTACTCTTTAGCCTTATAGAAGACACTCCCACAAAGGAAACCAAGAAGGAAAAAAGAAGGAGGCGTAGAAAGGGTTAA
- a CDS encoding helix-turn-helix transcriptional regulator → MNYQTFEPHPDLSALVKFYWTLQVPFDPNNEKQKIIPDGCIEMTFNLKDKIKRYVSEDDYLLHPNAMIMGQRTKSYFIEPVGDVDSFAICFYPYGFANFVGSSLQELVDIETPLETLFGKAAADTLEEKIIHAANTQERIAVIEEFLLDRLNQNTTIENLVMTTVDALMETNGNTPINQILKDNLKQRRKLERDFRKQIGISPKQLGKVLRLHTALKMILNEEESLTNIAYESECFDQAHFVKDFKEFIGTTPKEFLGNKHMELSTLFYK, encoded by the coding sequence ATGAACTATCAGACCTTTGAACCTCATCCCGATCTAAGTGCATTAGTGAAGTTTTATTGGACACTTCAAGTGCCTTTTGACCCAAATAATGAGAAGCAAAAGATCATCCCGGATGGTTGCATTGAGATGACCTTTAACCTAAAGGATAAGATCAAAAGATATGTGTCCGAAGATGACTACCTCCTCCACCCCAATGCGATGATTATGGGGCAAAGAACAAAGTCCTATTTCATAGAGCCTGTGGGAGATGTCGACTCATTTGCGATCTGTTTTTATCCTTATGGCTTTGCAAATTTTGTGGGTTCATCTCTGCAGGAGTTGGTGGATATTGAAACACCTCTTGAAACACTATTTGGAAAGGCAGCCGCTGACACTTTGGAGGAGAAGATCATTCATGCGGCAAATACCCAGGAACGCATTGCAGTGATTGAGGAGTTTCTTTTAGACAGATTGAATCAAAATACAACCATTGAAAATCTGGTAATGACCACCGTAGATGCATTAATGGAAACCAATGGCAATACACCAATCAATCAAATCTTGAAGGACAACCTGAAGCAAAGAAGGAAACTGGAGAGAGATTTCAGAAAGCAGATAGGTATTAGCCCTAAGCAGTTGGGTAAGGTATTACGACTACACACAGCATTGAAAATGATACTGAATGAGGAAGAAAGCCTTACCAACATTGCCTATGAAAGTGAATGCTTTGATCAGGCACATTTTGTCAAGGACTTCAAAGAGTTTATCGGAACGACTCCAAAGGAGTTTTTAGGAAATAAGCATATGGAATTATCTACCCTATTCTACAAATAG
- a CDS encoding DUF1801 domain-containing protein, producing MTALLRFTGNDIQDIDFNEWLDQKAPDLQDIVVKWFNAIRNAGDMAKVIFHDGHPTGCVEGAPFAYVNAYKAHVNLGFFYGAEFPNESGLLEGNGKRMRHIKLFPDRQYDDEKISSLIEIAYADIIERIMKE from the coding sequence ATGACAGCATTACTTCGGTTTACAGGCAATGACATTCAAGACATTGACTTCAACGAATGGCTTGATCAGAAAGCACCAGACCTGCAGGACATAGTAGTAAAATGGTTTAATGCCATTAGGAATGCAGGCGACATGGCGAAGGTTATTTTCCATGATGGTCACCCTACTGGTTGTGTCGAAGGCGCTCCCTTTGCCTATGTCAATGCTTACAAAGCGCATGTAAATCTGGGTTTCTTCTATGGTGCTGAGTTCCCCAATGAATCTGGGCTTCTTGAGGGTAATGGAAAGCGAATGAGGCATATCAAGCTTTTTCCCGATCGGCAATACGATGATGAAAAAATCAGTTCTCTTATCGAAATAGCTTATGCCGATATCATAGAGCGAATAATGAAAGAATAG
- a CDS encoding SRPBCC domain-containing protein — MSNNELESRTITMERTLSAPVSLVWEAWTQPDHIAKWWAPKGMEMKIIEHNFTVGGSWKFSMDMPNGNEFISDGAYTEIVPVEKIVTTANFRPMTEGVELHVLLKANGDKTHFTFKVVHPTEEYCKQQEQMGIYNGWGSVFNGLEEHLSTMIS, encoded by the coding sequence ATGAGCAACAACGAACTGGAAAGCAGAACGATCACAATGGAAAGAACACTTTCCGCACCCGTATCCTTAGTATGGGAAGCATGGACTCAACCCGATCACATTGCCAAATGGTGGGCGCCAAAAGGCATGGAGATGAAAATTATAGAACACAATTTCACCGTAGGTGGCAGTTGGAAATTCTCTATGGATATGCCCAATGGCAATGAATTTATCTCAGATGGTGCTTATACAGAAATAGTACCCGTGGAAAAGATTGTGACTACGGCCAATTTCAGACCAATGACCGAAGGCGTTGAATTGCACGTACTCCTAAAGGCCAATGGCGATAAAACCCATTTTACTTTTAAAGTGGTACATCCTACAGAGGAATATTGCAAGCAACAAGAGCAAATGGGCATCTATAACGGCTGGGGTTCCGTTTTCAATGGGTTGGAAGAGCACTTGAGCACTATGATCTCTTAA